One window of Coriobacteriia bacterium genomic DNA carries:
- the hflX gene encoding GTPase HflX: MTGSTDEYRPRAVLIAIETSTGGSWSLEESLAELARLVDTAGGDVVGTTSQRLDAPHPATFIGSGKAEEVRQTAVAERADYVIFDDELNPRQQANLEKIFGEDVRVMDRTALILDIFALHAKTREGKLQVELATLEYELPRLRGMWSHLVKEKLGGGVGARFGTGESQLETDRRLARKRIATLKEVLRVVERQRTTQRTRRLNSGIYRVSLVGYTNAGKSTLLNALTGSHVLTYDKLFATLDSTTRQFTLPSGRETTLTDTVGFINKLPHELVAAFQSTLAEVQDADLLLHVVDAGSQFRKELLDAVQVVLQEIDSEKIDALIVWNKSDTLEKGELSKLLERYPGSVAVSALDGSGFEALTGEIERRASESTTLMQVLLPYTRGDLVQFAHEHTSLISESYGEAGTELTLRVPRRYSATFAPYSQEPQQDHRNSKE; encoded by the coding sequence ATAACCGGTTCAACTGATGAGTACCGCCCTCGTGCGGTGCTCATTGCCATTGAAACATCGACCGGCGGATCGTGGAGCCTCGAAGAGTCTCTGGCTGAACTCGCCCGACTCGTCGATACTGCGGGGGGAGATGTCGTGGGAACAACCTCCCAAAGGCTCGACGCGCCTCATCCGGCCACCTTCATCGGAAGTGGAAAAGCAGAAGAAGTGAGACAAACGGCCGTTGCCGAGCGCGCCGATTATGTTATTTTCGACGACGAGCTCAACCCGCGACAACAGGCTAATCTCGAAAAAATCTTCGGTGAAGATGTACGCGTCATGGATAGAACCGCTCTCATTCTCGATATTTTCGCGCTCCATGCAAAAACTCGCGAAGGAAAACTCCAGGTCGAACTGGCGACATTGGAATACGAATTACCTCGTCTTCGCGGTATGTGGTCGCATTTGGTGAAAGAAAAACTCGGTGGTGGCGTCGGCGCACGATTCGGAACCGGTGAATCTCAACTTGAAACAGACCGGAGACTTGCCAGGAAGCGCATAGCGACACTTAAAGAAGTCTTGCGTGTGGTTGAGCGCCAAAGAACAACTCAAAGGACTCGACGGTTGAACAGTGGCATTTACCGCGTGTCCCTCGTCGGTTATACGAATGCGGGAAAATCGACACTTCTCAACGCTCTGACCGGCTCTCATGTGCTGACGTACGATAAGCTTTTCGCCACACTCGATTCGACGACACGACAGTTCACCCTTCCGAGCGGGCGGGAAACAACGCTTACCGATACCGTCGGATTCATCAATAAGTTGCCCCATGAATTGGTTGCCGCTTTTCAATCAACACTCGCCGAAGTCCAAGATGCCGATTTGTTGTTGCATGTCGTTGATGCTGGATCGCAATTTCGCAAAGAGTTGCTCGACGCAGTGCAAGTGGTATTGCAAGAAATCGACTCCGAGAAAATCGACGCTCTCATTGTTTGGAATAAATCGGATACCCTTGAAAAGGGAGAACTATCAAAACTTTTGGAACGTTATCCCGGCTCCGTCGCCGTCTCGGCGCTTGACGGAAGTGGATTCGAGGCGTTGACCGGCGAGATAGAGAGACGCGCTTCGGAAAGCACGACTCTCATGCAGGTACTCCTGCCTTACACGAGAGGAGACCTGGTTCAATTCGCCCACGAGCATACAAGCCTCATAAGCGAATCATACGGGGAGGCCGGCACCGAACTTACACTGAGGGTTCCGCGCCGATACTCGGCGACTTTTGCTCCGTATTCTCAAGAGCCGCAACAAGATCATCGAAATTCGAAAGAGTAG
- the lexA gene encoding transcriptional repressor LexA: protein MVHQKITAKQEAVYDYIKSYIELNSFPPSVRDVAEALGVSSPATIHGHISTLVEKGYLSRNAGKSRALSLLADPQDRESILKDNEGPSDPGLSYGEVVGVPVVGSVAAGSPILAEENIEDTYALPASLIHGETYMLRVKGESMINIGIFDGDLVIVRKQDTANNGDVVVALLEDSATVKTYYREANRIRLQPENDTMEPIYSTDVRIAGKVVGLLRMGL from the coding sequence ATGGTGCATCAAAAGATTACAGCCAAGCAAGAAGCTGTATATGATTACATCAAGAGCTATATAGAGCTCAACTCATTTCCCCCTTCGGTGAGGGATGTCGCCGAAGCACTCGGCGTGTCCTCCCCGGCCACCATCCACGGACATATTTCCACTTTGGTCGAGAAGGGGTATCTCAGCCGAAATGCCGGTAAGTCGCGTGCTCTCTCCCTCCTCGCAGACCCGCAGGATCGGGAGAGCATTTTAAAGGATAACGAAGGGCCATCGGATCCCGGACTGAGCTATGGAGAGGTAGTCGGAGTGCCCGTGGTCGGCTCTGTGGCCGCCGGATCCCCTATCCTCGCAGAGGAAAATATAGAGGACACATATGCACTCCCCGCGTCTTTAATCCACGGTGAAACATATATGTTGCGCGTAAAAGGCGAATCGATGATCAATATCGGTATTTTCGATGGTGATTTAGTCATAGTGAGAAAGCAGGATACTGCCAACAACGGAGATGTCGTCGTTGCCCTACTCGAAGACAGCGCGACGGTAAAGACATATTATCGCGAGGCGAATCGTATACGATTGCAACCTGAGAATGATACTATGGAGCCGATTTATTCGACCGATGTCCGCATCGCAGGAAAAGTGGTCGGGCTCTTGAGGATGGGACTGTAA
- the nrdR gene encoding transcriptional repressor NrdR codes for MRCPVCGHQESKVIDSRNADSQNATRRRRECLQCGERFTTYERCEEQPLLVIKKDGSSEPFDHAKLRRGLMVAATKRPIAGSQIDELISDIETSLQNSFKYEIDSEQLGDMVLVRLKELDRVAYIRFASVYKNFQDLDEFTRELKNIG; via the coding sequence ATGCGCTGTCCAGTCTGTGGACATCAAGAGAGCAAAGTCATTGATTCAAGAAATGCCGACTCGCAGAATGCGACTCGTCGTCGAAGAGAATGCCTGCAATGCGGCGAACGATTCACCACGTATGAGCGTTGCGAAGAACAGCCTCTCTTAGTCATTAAGAAAGATGGATCGTCCGAGCCTTTCGACCACGCGAAGCTTAGGCGCGGTCTCATGGTCGCCGCTACGAAGCGACCGATCGCCGGTTCACAAATCGATGAACTGATTTCCGATATAGAAACTTCTCTCCAAAATTCATTTAAATATGAGATCGACTCAGAGCAACTCGGTGATATGGTGTTGGTCAGGCTCAAGGAGCTCGATCGCGTCGCATATATCAGGTTTGCTTCTGTATATAAAAACTTCCAAGATCTTGATGAATTCACACGTGAACTTAAGAATATCGGGTAG